Proteins encoded by one window of Myxocyprinus asiaticus isolate MX2 ecotype Aquarium Trade chromosome 35, UBuf_Myxa_2, whole genome shotgun sequence:
- the nxph2b gene encoding neurexophilin-2b: MCQCYSALLVLCLHMVTCGAELRAAVSPLGLSESDKEEIISPHDSHSGILKSLRLFSHPSQSNPGALDLWAWLSNHTDAEGTLSRAKRRPYVKTGKFKKMFGWGDFHSNIKTVKLNLLITGKIVDHGNGTFSVYFRHNSTGLGNVSVSLVPPSKAVNFEITEQETIEVSKDSKVFNCRVEYEKTDRSKRTSICSDFPNRVCLQEQTQSHVSWLCSKPFKVICIYIDFFSADYKLVQKVCPDYNYHSDTPYTSVG; the protein is encoded by the coding sequence GTGACATGTGGAGCGGAGCTCCGAGCAGCTGTGTCTCCTCTGGGTTTGAGTGAGAGTGATAAGGAGGAAATCATCTCCCCTCACGACTCTCATTCAGGGATTCTCAAATCTCTGCGGCTTTTCTCCCACCCGTCCCAATCTAACCCTGGTGCACTGGATCTGTGGGCATGGTTATCCAACCACACTGACGCCGAGGGGACCCTCTCAAGGGCCAAACGTCGTCCTTATGTGAAAACAGGCAAGTTTAAGAAGATGTTCGGTTGGGGCGACTTCCATTCCAATATCAAAACGGTAAAGCTAAACCTTCTCATCACTGGGAAAATTGTCGACCACGGCAATGGAACCTTCAGCGTCTATTTCCGGCACAACTCCACCGGCCTGGGCAATGTGTCCGTCAGCTTGGTCCCGCCCTCCAAGGCTGTCAATTTTGAGATCACTGAACAGGAAACGATTGAGGTATCCAAAGACAGTAAGGTCTTCAACTGTCGCGTGGAATATGAGAAGACTGACCGCAGTAAGAGGACGTCGATTTGTAGTGACTTCCCGAACAGGGTTTGCCTCCAGGAACAGACCCAGAGCCATGTGTCCTGGCTTTGCTCCAAGCCCTTTAAGGTCATCTGCATCTACATTGACTTCTTCAGTGCAGACTACAAGTTGGTCCAGAAGGTCTGCCCAGACTACAACTACCACAGTGACACTCCCTACACCTCTGTGGGATAG